One segment of Variovorax paradoxus DNA contains the following:
- a CDS encoding ESPR domain-containing protein, with product MNKIFRTLWNPALATWVATPETSRGHARSSSSTRAERCAGAVAVAVALLSAGPAMAAGGAGGQPAGDPLLHAGAGGSDGNGGSGGLNDSNLGASGGNGGASTPAGASDGSSADIGSFAGATPGTGGAAGATSNLVGPGSFRGDDGMAGQSQTGGAGAGNGYGGGGGAGFQGGTIPSNASSSNRRRTGGNGGAGGQGYWAAGGGGAGGYGAILDGPLGNFTSFGESVGGAGGAGGDAFSQAGGGGSGGGGFHLNAVTPGLAFTNMCTITGGAGGAGGSSLLPGELNASGGGGGAGGIGLTLVGTSIAANNPGTITGGAGARAATAVAAPPAPARRARVAAAARACRPPAARPPSRTPAPSLAAPGCGRGRQQRWRQRWRQRCERCRRRRCLGFEPGRDQYRHHLRRPGRRRHDARAGRPVHCRQQHAHAEPRRRADRRDCHRPRRHRPRDRRRRWAERAQRADPRRHRHHRHQRA from the coding sequence ATGAACAAGATTTTTCGCACCCTTTGGAATCCCGCGCTCGCCACCTGGGTGGCCACGCCTGAGACCTCGCGCGGCCATGCGCGCTCTTCGTCGAGCACGCGCGCCGAGCGCTGCGCCGGCGCGGTCGCCGTAGCGGTGGCACTCCTGTCCGCAGGGCCCGCGATGGCGGCAGGCGGCGCCGGCGGCCAGCCGGCCGGCGACCCGCTGCTGCACGCAGGGGCCGGAGGCAGCGACGGCAACGGCGGCAGCGGCGGTCTCAACGACTCGAACCTGGGCGCGAGCGGCGGCAACGGCGGCGCTTCGACGCCCGCCGGTGCGTCGGATGGCAGCAGCGCCGACATCGGCTCCTTCGCGGGCGCCACGCCCGGCACCGGCGGCGCGGCGGGCGCCACGAGCAACCTCGTGGGCCCGGGGTCGTTCCGTGGCGACGACGGCATGGCGGGCCAGTCGCAGACCGGCGGTGCAGGGGCCGGCAACGGCTACGGCGGTGGTGGTGGCGCGGGCTTCCAGGGCGGGACGATTCCCAGCAATGCGAGCTCGTCCAACCGGCGCCGCACCGGTGGCAACGGCGGCGCGGGCGGTCAGGGCTACTGGGCAGCGGGCGGCGGGGGTGCGGGCGGTTATGGCGCCATCCTCGACGGTCCGCTCGGCAACTTCACGTCGTTCGGAGAGTCGGTGGGCGGCGCGGGCGGGGCGGGCGGCGACGCCTTCTCGCAAGCCGGCGGGGGCGGCAGCGGCGGGGGCGGGTTCCACCTGAACGCCGTCACGCCGGGCCTGGCGTTCACCAACATGTGCACGATCACCGGCGGTGCGGGTGGTGCCGGCGGCTCCAGCCTGCTGCCGGGCGAGCTCAACGCCTCCGGCGGCGGCGGCGGTGCAGGCGGCATCGGGCTCACGCTGGTCGGCACCTCGATTGCCGCGAACAACCCGGGCACGATCACGGGCGGCGCAGGGGCGCGGGCGGCAACGGCGGTGGCGGCGCCACCGGCACCGGCGCGCCGGGCGCGGGTGGCAGCGGCGGCGCGGGCGTGTCGTCCACCGGCAGCTCGGCCGCCATCGCGAACACCGGCACCATCACTGGCGGCGCCGGGGTGCGGGCGGGGTCGCCAACAACGGTGGCGCCAACGGTGGCGCCAACGGTGCGAGCGGTGCCGGCGGCGTCGGTGTCTGGGGTTCGAACCTGGACGTGACCAATACCGGCACCATCTCCGGCGGCCTGGGCGGCGACGGCACGACGCGCGCGCCGGCCGTCCAGTTCACTGCCGGCAGCAACACGCTCACGCTGAACCCCGGCGGCGTGCTGATCGGCGCGATTGCCATCGACCCCGGCGCCACCGGCCGCGTGATCGCCGGCGACGATGGGCTGAGCGTGCCCAACGCGCTGATCCTCGGCGGCACCGGCACCATCGACACCAACGGGCATGA